A window of Ignavibacterium sp. contains these coding sequences:
- a CDS encoding bifunctional riboflavin kinase/FAD synthetase: MNIFRDIDEIKFDKNTVLTLGTFDGIHSGHQEIIKRVIDCSETENLRNLVITFHPHPRKVINPELNLKLLTTSEEQIKIFEQLGVKNLFIINFTKEFSQLTPDEFIKKFLVDKIGLKKIVIGYDHHFGKGRGGDVEFLISSGQKYDFGVIQIPPFLIDNEPVSSTKIRAAIENGQIDKANRMLGRAYSFSGIVIEGDKRGRELGYPTANIKLNDGDKLLPQIGIYAVLVELKGIHHKALLSIGKRPTFYNDGAVIPEVYIYDFNNDIYGQEMKVSVIQKLRGEEKFNSAEELINQMNLDKENGLKVLNQIKELTN, from the coding sequence ATGAATATTTTCAGAGACATAGATGAGATTAAATTTGATAAGAACACAGTTCTGACACTTGGAACTTTTGATGGTATTCATTCGGGACATCAGGAAATCATTAAAAGAGTAATTGATTGCTCTGAAACAGAAAATCTCAGGAATCTTGTTATAACTTTTCATCCTCATCCGAGAAAAGTTATAAATCCTGAATTGAATTTGAAACTGTTAACTACATCAGAAGAACAAATAAAAATTTTTGAGCAACTTGGTGTAAAAAATTTATTCATAATAAACTTCACTAAAGAATTTTCTCAGCTTACACCTGATGAGTTCATAAAGAAATTTCTTGTTGATAAAATCGGACTGAAGAAAATTGTAATTGGTTATGATCATCATTTTGGTAAAGGTCGTGGAGGTGATGTTGAGTTTTTAATTTCATCCGGTCAAAAATATGATTTCGGAGTTATTCAAATTCCACCTTTCTTAATTGATAACGAACCTGTTAGCAGTACAAAAATAAGAGCGGCAATTGAGAACGGGCAGATTGACAAAGCAAACAGGATGCTTGGAAGAGCATATTCATTTTCGGGAATCGTAATTGAAGGTGATAAAAGAGGAAGAGAACTCGGTTATCCAACAGCAAACATAAAACTGAATGATGGAGATAAACTGCTTCCACAAATCGGAATTTATGCAGTGCTTGTTGAACTGAAAGGAATTCATCATAAAGCACTGTTAAGCATTGGCAAAAGACCAACATTTTACAATGACGGAGCGGTTATTCCTGAAGTTTATATATACGATTTTAATAACGATATTTATGGACAGGAAATGAAAGTTTCCGTAATTCAGAAGCTAAGAGGCGAAGAAAAATTTAATTCAGCCGAAGAGCTTATAAATCAAATGAATCTTGATAAAGAAAACGGATTGAAAGTTTTAAATCAAATAAAAGAATTAACTAATTAA
- the rpsO gene encoding 30S ribosomal protein S15, which translates to MITKERKLEIIKKFGKDEKDSGRPEVQIALLTERINDLTSHFESHKKDHHSRRGLMMMVGKRRRLLDYLMKKDIERYRAIIKELNIRK; encoded by the coding sequence ATGATCACAAAAGAAAGAAAGCTCGAAATAATTAAAAAGTTCGGCAAAGATGAAAAAGATTCAGGAAGACCTGAAGTTCAGATTGCTCTTTTAACAGAGCGAATCAATGACCTCACAAGTCATTTTGAATCTCATAAAAAAGACCATCACTCAAGAAGAGGATTGATGATGATGGTTGGTAAAAGAAGAAGATTGCTCGATTATCTGATGAAGAAAGACATCGAGAGATACAGAGCAATTATTAAAGAATTAAACATAAGAAAGTAA